The stretch of DNA TCGCCGAGCCGCTGTCGTTGATCGAAATCGCCGACGGCGCCGGCCTCTCCCGCCGCCAGATCGAACGGCTGTTCCGCCAGGAAATGGGACGCTCGCCGGCCCGCTACTATCTGGAAATCCGTCTCGACCGTGCGCGCCACCTCCTGGTGCAGTCCTCGATGCCGGTCGTCGAGGTCGCCGTTGCCTGCGGCTTCGTCTCCGCCTCGCATTTCTCCAAGTGTTATCGCGAACTCTACCATCGCTCGCCGCAACAGGAGCGCGCCGAGCGCAAGATGACCATGGCGACCGCTCGCCAGGCCGTCGCCGCCTGAGATTAAGGGCGGCGGCTTGGCCCCACCCTCATAGGCGCTACTGCGCCGCCTCTTCCGTCATCTTGGCGTCGGAATAGACCTGGTTGCGGCCCCTGTGTTTGGCCATGTAGAGAAACTGGTCGGCGGCGTTGAGGTAATTTTCGAAGGTTTCGTAACCGGCGATCTCGGCGATGCCGATCGAAATCGTGACGCCGAGTTCCTCATCGTCGGCCGTGACTTTCAGCCGCGAAATGTCCGAGCGGATCTCGTCGCAGAGCTTGGTTGCGGCTGCCGAATCCATCTGCGGGAAAAGGATGGCGAATTCCTCGCCCCCGAGCCGCGAGAGAAGATTGTCGCTGCCTTCGAAGATCGTGAACAGCCTGTTTGCGACAGCCTTCAGCACCTTGTCGCCGATCTCGTGGCCATAGGTATCGTTCAACCGCTTGAAATGGTCGATATCGAGAATGGCGACGGAGCTCGGCACCTTCAGCCGCAGGCACTCGTTCACCAGCTTCGGGCCGTTGTCGTAGAAATAGCGGCGGTTATAGAGGCCGGTCAGATAGTCGCAGGCCGCCGCCGCCCTCAGCTGCCGCATCTGCGCCAGCGTTTCGGCATTGTTGGCGATGCGGCATTGCAACTCCTCGGCGACGAAGGGCCGGTAGACGAAATCGCTGGCGCCGGCCTTGAGGAAGCTCGCCGAAAGCATGCGGTCGTTGGAGGAGGAAACGCCGATGACACGCAGCCTGTCCGAGCCAAATCGATGGCGGATGCGCCGCGTCAGCTCGTAGCCGCTCATATCGGGCATGTGGTGATCGGTGACGACGAGCTCGATATCGCTGTAGGCCTCGAGCGCCGCCAGCGCCTCGAGCCCCGAATTTGCCTCGACGACGAGATATTGTTGTGCCTTCAGGAGATCGACGAGCACCTGGCGCGCCGAGACGACATCGTCGACGACGAGCACCCGCGTCTTGCGGTTGGAGATCGCCCGCCGGACGGTGGCGACCAGATTGTCGAGCGCGAATTCATTGTCCTTCAGCACGTAATCGATGACATTGCGCTCCATGATCCTGTTGCGCGTGTTGAGATCGAATGTCGCGGTGAAGACGATCGCCGGGATATCGTGCTCGATCGTGCAGTCCAGCGCTTCGCCATAGGGCGAATCCGGCAGGTTGAGATCGACGACGGCCATAGTGTAGCCGTGAGCGTCGTCGGCAAGTTCCTTGCGAAGAGCCTTCAGCGACGGGCATGATTTGACGGCAAGGCCCAGCTCCGTCTGGAACCGGTGACAGAGCACGGCGGAAAACATCCGGGAATCTTCAACCAGAAGTATTTTGAGCCCGCCGGAGCGTAACCCGATGCCATCCCGCAGAAAATCCGCTTGAAAAGCCACAGCCGCTATTCCCCCATGCGTCTGACGGGCACGACTCGGCCCTCTCCCCGGCGGGGACGATAACCGAGAGACCTGTGCGCGTGAAGGGGACAAATAATGGCGCTGTTACTTGTAATTGCAAAAATTCGACGACTGTCCCCGACCATCATTTCCGCCGCCCTGGCGACACCGATACTGGAAGGGTCGTCAGGCAACCGCCCGCTCCTTACGCATCGATTGAATTTGCAGCAGCGTATCGAGGTTCTGGTTGACGCGGCAGTAGAACTCCTCGTCGATGAAGGGACGCAGCATGAAATCATTGCCGCCGGCTTTCAGGAATCGTGCCGAAAGCAGCCGGTTCGAGGAGGAGGAAACGCCGATGATGCGCAGCTCGTGCGAGCCGATACTGGCGCGGATGCGCCGCGTCAGTTCGAAGCCATCGATGTCCGGCATGTTGTAGTCGGTAATGACAAGGCCGATATCGCGGTTGGCCTTCAGGATCTCCAGCGCCTTGCCGCCACTCTCGGCGACGCTGACACGGAAATTGTAGCGCTTCAGCCGGCTCGAAAGCAGGGCGCGCGCGGTCGCGCTATCGTCGACGATCAGCACGTGGTGGCGATGATTGGTGAGGAAGCGGCAGATCGATTCCGCCAGCAGGTCGACGGCGAAGATATTGTCCTTGAGGATATAGTCGACGATATCCTTGGCCATCAGCTTGTCGCGCATGTTTTCATGGAAAGTGCCGGTGAAGACGATTGTGGGTATGGAGAGATCGACCAGATATTCGAGCGCTTCGCCGTTTTCGGCGCCGGGCAGGTTGATGTTCGAGATCGCCAGCGTGATCGGATCGGAAGACTTGTCGTAGGAAACCTGCAGATCCTCGAAGTTGCGGCAGATCTCGACATCGATGTCGAACAGCTCCTTCAGGCGTTTGCTGATCATCGAGGTGAATACGTTGGAATCTTCCGCGACAATAATGCGCGCACCCGCAAACATTTCCCCGGAATATTGCATCCCCGAAATACCTAGAAACGCCATAGCAAACCTTTGATGTAAAATCTGTCCCCGGATCAAACTGATACATCAATTGATTTGAGTAATTATTAATCGGCACGCCTGGATATAAATGAAGAGGCGGCCCGATCGAGCCGCCTCCAACTTCTTTGCGGATATGATTAAGAAATCAGGCGCGAAGCGCCGCATTCTCGGCGTCGCACGGGTTTTCGCCGACAACCGTCGCATTATAGGTCGAACCGACGTTTTGATCTTCGGTTTCGTGCCCTCCTTGGCGCAATCCGGCCGCAGCATGGCAAGCGCCGGCGAGCGGTTGATGCGGAAGCCGAAGGCGCCGTTGGTGGCGCGGCCGACGAGCCCATCCGGCTGGCACCGCTTGGCCGAAGCGGTTATAAACGAGCCATCGACCCCGACCCGCCGACAGGTTCGCCCATGATCCAATCCGACCCGGTGATCGAATGGCTTCTCGACTCCGACCCGTCGATCCGATGGCAGGTGATGCGCGACCTTCTCGATGCCCCGGAGCGGGAATGGATGACTGAGCGGGCCAAAGTCGAGACCGAGGGCTGGGGCGCCAGGCTGCTCTCCTGCCAGGATGAGGACGGGCAATGGGCAGGCGGTGCCTTCCTGCCCGCCGGTTTCGACCCGCTCGAGTGGGAGGAGCGTGGCCAGCCGTGGACGGCCACCACCTTCTCGCTGTCGCAATTGCGGGAATTCGGTCTCGATCCCGCCTGTGGCTGCGTCCGGCGCACCGTCAAATTGATCGGCGCCAACGCCCGTTGGGAAGAAGGTGGCCAGCCCTATTGGGAGGGCGAAGTCGAGGAGTGCATCAACGGTCGCACCGTTGCCGACGGCGCCTATTTCGGCGTCGACGTCTCGCCCATCGTCGACAGGCTGGCCGGTGAGCGTCTCGACGACGGCGGCTGGAACTGCGAGCGGATCAATGGCTCCGTCCGCTCGTCGTTCGCCAGCACCATCAATGTGCTGGAAGGCTTGCTGGAATATGAGAGATCGACCGGCGGCACGCATCGGTCTCGAGAGGCGCGCAGGACGGGCGAGGAGTTTCTGCTGGCCCGCAACCTCTTCCGCCGCCTTGGCACCGGCGAGCCGGCCGACGAACGCTTCCTTCACCTCCTGCATCCGAACCGGTGGCGCTACGACATTTTGCGCGCGCTCGATTATTTCCGCGCCGGCGCGATCCTAACCGGCGCGAATCCCGATCCGCGTCTCGGCGAGGCGATCGACCACCTTCGTTCCAGACGCCTGCAGGACGGCAGCTGGCCGCTCGACAACAGCCCTGCCGGTCGGGTGTGGTTCGAGGTCGATGACGGGCAAGGCAAGCCCTCGCGGTGGGTGACGCTCCGAGCGATGCGGGTGCTCAGATGGTGGGATGCCCAGCCCTCAATCAATGCCTGACGGCAATCCCAGTCCACGTAGGAAATGCCCCTCAAGCGCCCGCAGCAATTCGGCGCGGGCCGCGGGCGTCTCACCGATGCCGGGCTGATTGACCACACCGTACAGGGCGTTGAACAGAAACACCGCCGTAAAGCCGGGATCCCTGACCAACCAGACATTCTCGCCAGCGCCGGCGGCAAGCAATTCGTTCAGATGATCGATCAGGATGTTGCGCGAAAGCCCTTCCCTTGTTGCGGGAGGGGCTGCCACGAAGGCGAGGTGATGCAGCCCGGCGGTGTCGAGATAGCCGGTGGCGCATGCCGTCGACCAGGCCGCCAGCTTCCCGCGCCAATCCTCGTGCCGCCGTCCTTCGACCGCCGCGACGATGCCATCCAGCACGCCCTGCACGAAGCGGGCGCGCAGCGCCTGGAGAACATCGGCCTTCGAGGAAAAGTGCAGGTAGAAGGTGCCCTTGGCGACCCCCGCCCCGGTCGTGATCTCCTCGATCGTGGTCTGCTCCAGGCCCTTTTCCAGAAACAGCCGCTCGGCCGCGGTCATCAGCTCGTCACGCCGCTCTTCGGGGGGCTTGGTTCTCGGTTTTGAAACAGGATTGGCCGGCGGCAAGACTGGTCCACTCTCATTGACGGCGCGCGGGATCGGTCCTGTGCAGATAGCCGGTAAACACGTCGCGCATTGCGGTAATCTCGATCTCAGGCGGCAGACGACCGACTTCACCGCGATGATAGCCGGCATGCGTCACCACATGGGCCAGCATCTCCTCGCGGGACATGCGTCCGCGTCCGCCATCGGTGAAGGTGAAGTCGACGACCTCCTCCATTTCCTCGGGCGTTATACGCGAGGTGTAATCGATATACCAACGATCCGTATCCCGGATATCGGAGGACAACTGTGCCAAAGGCGGCGCTTCGCTGCTCCAGCTCGCCGCATAGGAGTGATCCAGCCGTTGAAGATTGGCGGTGAAGATGCGATCGACGAGATGGGCGTGATTGAGCACGCGAAGGGCCGATCGGAACTCGTCGGATCGCACCTCAGCCCCGAGCGCGTACAAGGCATCGAGAAGCTTGTCGTCGACGCTGGCTTTGTATTGGAACAGCGAGTTCAACAGGGGCTGCGCGCTCATTACGATCTCCGGATATGAAACGGGTGGCGCCGACATCAAACCGGCAGCCTCACCTACATCACTGACTGGTGGTCAGTCAATACGATCCCGATCTCTCTGCCACCTGCCCTGCCGCGCGTTCTTATGTGTCGTTACGCGCAGCAGCCGCTCGCTGCCGCTTGCGGCCCACAGCAGGCCGCCGCCTTGCTGTTCTCCTCTGCCAGCCATCGGTCGCGCGGCTTGCAGCTTGACGGCCGCGGCGAAAGCGCAACATGGACGGCGCCGGCACGGAGAACCGGCATCGCTGCGCAATAAAGCTGCATTGGCCGCACGCCGTCGCTGACTTCGAAGGTCAGCTTCGCCGAACCATCCAGTTGCACATGATCGGAAACCTTGCGGATGATTGCATGGAACTTGCCGGCCAGCATATGCGTGCGGTCGCCTTCCTCGATATCCCAGAGCTGGATGAAGATTTCCGCCCACGCTTCAGGATTGGCGCCGCAATCCAACGCCGAGAATTGGCCCGCCTTGACCTCGGTGACATGATAGCCAGGCTTTACCGCCTTGCCGTCGTAATAGAAAATCAGCGGAGAATCCTTGGCGCCGGTAAGCACACTGAGCAGCAGGCCGAGATCGATTTCGTTCTCTTGAATTTTGCTGTTGTCGATGACGTTAATTAGCGCTAATCCTCGTTTCAATGATTCAAGGATTATTGAAATATGGATCAACGTCAAGCCCTCATCGCATTCGGCGCGCTCTCGCAGGAAACCCGCCTTCACATCGTCCGCATGCTCGTGGTTTCGGGTCCCGACGGCATGGCGGCAGGCGCGATCGCTGAGAAGGCGGAGGTCTCGCCCTCTAATATCTCCTTCCATCTGAAAGAGCTGGAACGGTCGGGGTTGATCGCGCAACAGCGTGAATCCCGATCGATCATTTACACCGCGAACTACGAGGCACTTGGTGGCTTGGTTCGCTTTCTGATGGAAGATTGCTGTTCCGGGCATCCGGAAATCTGCGCACCTGCCGCGGAGGTCGCGGCCTGCTGCGCCCCTAAAATGAAGGAGAAATTGCAATGACCCCTGACCGCATTTACAATGTGCTCTTTCTCTGCACGGGCAATTCTGCCCGCTCGATCTTGGCTGAATCCATCCTTGAGACCGAAGACAAGGGTCGATTCAAGGCCTATTCGGCCGGCAGCCAGCCGAAGGGTGAAGTCAATCCCTATGCGCTGAAGGAGCTTGCGGCGCAGGGCTACCCAACAGTCGGCTTCCGTTCAAAGAGCTGGGACGAATTCGCCGAGCCGGGCGCTCCGGAGATGGACTTCATCTTTACGGTTTGCGACAGCGCTGCCGGCGAGGCTTGTCCCGTCTGGATCGGTCATCCGATGACCGCCCATTGGGGCGTCGAGGACCCGGCTGTCGTCGAGGGCAGCGAAGTCGACAAAGGCCGCGCTTTCGCGCAGGCCGCCCGCTTCCTCAAGAACCGGATCAGCGCCTTTTTGAGCCTGCCTCTTTCCTCGATCGACAAGCTCGCCCTGGAATCGCACCTGCGCCAGATCGGCACCATGGAAGGCGCCAGCATTAAACAGCCCAAGGCGAGCTGATGGGTTTCGATTTGAACCAGCAGGCCTTGGAAGGGCACGACGACAGACTTCGCGGCGCGCTCGCAGGCGCCGGGCTTCCGGTCGATGACCTCACAGACGCCGGCCGAAGCTTCTATCGGTTTTCACGTGGCGGCGAGACGGTCGGCTTCGGCGGGCTGGAACTCTATGGCGAGACTGTACTCCTGCGTTCCATTGTCGTGCTGTCCGATCAGCAAGGCTTTGGCTTCGGCCATGCGATCACCCTTAGCCTGCTCGATCAGGCACAAAGGAAAGGCGCCACTGCCGCCTATCTGTTGACAGAAACAGCCGCCTCCTTCTTTCAATCGCTCGGCTTTCGTCCGATCGCCCGCGATGAAGCGCCGGCCGAGATCCTGACGACGCGGCAGGCCGCAAGCCTGTGCCCGGCATCGGCCGCCCTGATGGTCCGGAGCCTGCCGGCATGAGCGCGCCGATGTTTCCCCCGTCTCGACGACTGGTCGCCGAAGCGCTCGGCACGCTGCTGCTCGTAGCAACCGTCGTCGGCTCGGGCATCATGGCGGATAGCCTGACGGACGATACGGCGCTTGCGCTGCTCGGCAATACGCTGGCAACGGGGGCAATCCTCGTCGTCCTGATTACGATCTTAGGCCCGATTTCCGGGGCTCATTTCAATCCGGTCGTGTCGCTGGTGTTTGCGCTCCGGCGCGAACTGCCTGCCTCCTCCGTTCCCCCCTATATCGCCGCGCAGATCGTCGGCGGCATTGCCGGAACGATGCTCGCTCATGCGATGTTCGCCCTTCCCGTGCTGCAGGCCTCGGAAACCGTGCGCACCGGCGGCGCGCAATGGCTCTCTGAAGTGACGGCAACCTTCGGCCTCGTCTTCGTCATCTTAGCCGGTGTGCGCTTTCGCGCCGATGCCGTGGCATGGCTGGTCGGCCTTTATATCACCGCCGCCTACTGGTTCACCGCCTCCACGTCCTTTGCCAATCCCGCCGTCGCGATTGCTCGATCGCTGACGCACACCTTTTCCGGCATCCGCCCGATCGATCTACCGGGGTTTATCGCCGCTGAAGTCCTCGGCGCCTTGCTGGCGCTGATGCTTGCGGGATGGCTGCTGATGGAAGCCCGCGATCCTGAAACTCTCACCAAGACGGAATCCGCCTCATGACCATAGATGTTACGATCTATCACAACCCCGAATGCGGCACCTCGCGCAACACGCTTGCGATGATCCAGAACGCCGGCATTGAGCCCAACGTTATCGAATATCTGAAAAACTCGCCGTCGCGCGACCAGCTAATCAAGGTGATTGCGGATGCCGGTTTGAGCGTTCGCGAGGCGATCCGCGAAAAGGGCACGCCCTATGCGGAGCTCGGCCTCGACAACCCTGATCTTACCGACGAGCAATTGCTGGACGCGATGCTGAAAAACCCGATCCTGATCAACCGGCCCTTCGTCATCACGCCGCTCGGCACGCGTCTGTCGCGGCCCTCGGAACTTGTTCTCGAAATCCTGCCGGAAACGCATCAGGGCGCCTTCACCAAGGAAGACGGCGAGAAGGTGCTCGATGCCGGAGGCAAGCGCATTGTCTGATTTGCCTGCCATATCACCGATGCATCTGCGTCAACCGGATATGGACGCGCTCAGGCCGGCGTTCTCGACGCACAAGCCGCGCATCCTGATCCTTTATGGCTCGTTGCGAGCAGTGTCCTACAGCCGCTTCCTCGCACAGGAGGCCGCGCGGCTGCTCGAATATTTCGGCTGCGAAGTGCGCATCTTCAATCCGGAAGGTCTGCCGCTGCCTGATGCGGCGCCGGCGAGCCACCCGAAAGTTCAGGAGTTGCGCGAATGGTCGGCATGGTCTGAAGGCCAGGTGTGGGTCAGCCCCGAACGTCATGGCGCGATGACCGGCATCATGAAAGCGCAGATCGACTGGATTCCATTGTCGGTCGGCTCTGTTCGGCCGACGCAAGGCAAGACGCTGGCGGTGATGCAGGTCTCTGGCGGCTCCCAGTCCTTCAATGCGGTAAGCCAGCTCCGCATCCTTGGACGATGGATGCGGATGATCGCAATTCCCAATCAGTCCTCGGTTGCAAAAGCTTTCCAAGAATTCGACGCGGACGGCCGTATGAAACCCTCGTCCTATTACGACCGCGTCGTCGACGTCTGCGAGGAACTGGTGAAGTTCACGCTGCTGACCCGTGATGCCTCGAACTATCTGACCGACCGCTACAGCGAGAGGAAGGAAGAAGCCGAAAAGCTCGAACAGCGCGTGAGCCTCAGATCCCTATGACAATCAGCACCGAACGACCACCGGTAGCGGCCATTGCCGCGCTCGGGCTGACGCAGATCATCGGTTATGGATCGCTCTATTACAGCTTCAGCATCCTCGCCCCCGACATGGCCCGTGATTTGGGCTGGTCATCTGAATGGATCTTCGGCGCGCTCTCTGTGGCCCTTCTGATCGGCGGTCTGGCCGCACCTCTCATGGGCACGTGGATTGATCGCTTCGGCGCAGGCAGGATCATGACGTCGGGCTCGGCGATTGCCGCCGCCGCCCTCGTCGCCTGCGCCTTCGCGCCGGGAAAGATCGCTTTCGTCGCGGCATTGATCGGCATCGAGATCGCCTCGAACCTGGTGCAATATGGCGCAGCCTTCGCCCTGCTCGTGCAGATCAGGCCGCAGGTCGCCCAGCGCAGCATCACCTATCTGACCCTAATCGCCGGCTTCGCCTCAACCATTTTCTGGCCGATCACCACGGCGCTGCATGCGCATCTCTCATGGCAGAACGTCTATCTGATTTTCGCCGCGCTCAATCTCGTTGTCTGCCTTCCCATTCATGCCTGGCTCTCCCGTGGCATCAGCCAAACCAGGGGACGGACCGGAGAGGAGGCCGCAAAACGCGCCGAGCCGAGCCTTCCGCCGTCGGTGCGCAGGCTGGCCTTTATCCTGATGGTGACAGGCTTTGCTTTGGAAAGCTTCGTGAACTCGGCGCTTCTGGTTCACATGGTGCCTGTGATGTCGGCCCTCGGCCTCGGCGCCATGGCAGTGGTGGTCGGAACGCTCTTCGGCCCGTCACAGGTGCTGAGCCGCCTCATCAACATGGTCTTTGGCGAGAGCTTGTCGCAAGTGATGCTCGCGATCATCTGCGCCATCTTGCTGCCGACAGCCCTTGTCATCCTCATCGCCACCGCACCCTCGGTGCCTGGTGCGCTGGTCTTCGCCGTCGTCTTCGGCCTC from Rhizobium leguminosarum bv. trifolii WSM1325 encodes:
- a CDS encoding Protein-tyrosine phosphatase, low molecular weight (PFAM: Protein-tyrosine phosphatase, low molecular weight~SMART: Protein-tyrosine phosphatase, low molecular weight~KEGG: rec:RHECIAT_CH0002621 putative protein-tyrosine-phosphatase protein) — its product is MTPDRIYNVLFLCTGNSARSILAESILETEDKGRFKAYSAGSQPKGEVNPYALKELAAQGYPTVGFRSKSWDEFAEPGAPEMDFIFTVCDSAAGEACPVWIGHPMTAHWGVEDPAVVEGSEVDKGRAFAQAARFLKNRISAFLSLPLSSIDKLALESHLRQIGTMEGASIKQPKAS
- a CDS encoding response regulator receiver modulated diguanylate cyclase (KEGG: ret:RHE_CH02526 two-component response regulator protein~TIGRFAM: diguanylate cyclase~PFAM: GGDEF domain containing protein; response regulator receiver~SMART: GGDEF domain containing protein; response regulator receiver); amino-acid sequence: MAFQADFLRDGIGLRSGGLKILLVEDSRMFSAVLCHRFQTELGLAVKSCPSLKALRKELADDAHGYTMAVVDLNLPDSPYGEALDCTIEHDIPAIVFTATFDLNTRNRIMERNVIDYVLKDNEFALDNLVATVRRAISNRKTRVLVVDDVVSARQVLVDLLKAQQYLVVEANSGLEALAALEAYSDIELVVTDHHMPDMSGYELTRRIRHRFGSDRLRVIGVSSSNDRMLSASFLKAGASDFVYRPFVAEELQCRIANNAETLAQMRQLRAAAACDYLTGLYNRRYFYDNGPKLVNECLRLKVPSSVAILDIDHFKRLNDTYGHEIGDKVLKAVANRLFTIFEGSDNLLSRLGGEEFAILFPQMDSAAATKLCDEIRSDISRLKVTADDEELGVTISIGIAEIAGYETFENYLNAADQFLYMAKHRGRNQVYSDAKMTEEAAQ
- a CDS encoding major intrinsic protein (PFAM: major intrinsic protein~KEGG: mes:Meso_4200 major intrinsic protein); the protein is MSAPMFPPSRRLVAEALGTLLLVATVVGSGIMADSLTDDTALALLGNTLATGAILVVLITILGPISGAHFNPVVSLVFALRRELPASSVPPYIAAQIVGGIAGTMLAHAMFALPVLQASETVRTGGAQWLSEVTATFGLVFVILAGVRFRADAVAWLVGLYITAAYWFTASTSFANPAVAIARSLTHTFSGIRPIDLPGFIAAEVLGALLALMLAGWLLMEARDPETLTKTESAS
- a CDS encoding DinB family protein (PFAM: DinB family protein~KEGG: cvi:CV_0712 hypothetical protein) encodes the protein MSAQPLLNSLFQYKASVDDKLLDALYALGAEVRSDEFRSALRVLNHAHLVDRIFTANLQRLDHSYAASWSSEAPPLAQLSSDIRDTDRWYIDYTSRITPEEMEEVVDFTFTDGGRGRMSREEMLAHVVTHAGYHRGEVGRLPPEIEITAMRDVFTGYLHRTDPARRQ
- a CDS encoding arsenate reductase (TIGRFAM: arsenate reductase~PFAM: arsenate reductase and related~KEGG: ret:RHE_CH02534 arsenate reductase protein), producing the protein MTIDVTIYHNPECGTSRNTLAMIQNAGIEPNVIEYLKNSPSRDQLIKVIADAGLSVREAIREKGTPYAELGLDNPDLTDEQLLDAMLKNPILINRPFVITPLGTRLSRPSELVLEILPETHQGAFTKEDGEKVLDAGGKRIV
- a CDS encoding response regulator receiver protein (PFAM: response regulator receiver~SMART: response regulator receiver~KEGG: rec:RHECIAT_CH0002618 two-component response regulator protein) encodes the protein MAFLGISGMQYSGEMFAGARIIVAEDSNVFTSMISKRLKELFDIDVEICRNFEDLQVSYDKSSDPITLAISNINLPGAENGEALEYLVDLSIPTIVFTGTFHENMRDKLMAKDIVDYILKDNIFAVDLLAESICRFLTNHRHHVLIVDDSATARALLSSRLKRYNFRVSVAESGGKALEILKANRDIGLVITDYNMPDIDGFELTRRIRASIGSHELRIIGVSSSSNRLLSARFLKAGGNDFMLRPFIDEEFYCRVNQNLDTLLQIQSMRKERAVA
- a CDS encoding arsenical resistance protein ArsH (TIGRFAM: arsenical resistance protein ArsH~PFAM: NADPH-dependent FMN reductase~KEGG: atc:AGR_pAT_462 hypothetical protein) codes for the protein MPEASALSDLPAISPMHLRQPDMDALRPAFSTHKPRILILYGSLRAVSYSRFLAQEAARLLEYFGCEVRIFNPEGLPLPDAAPASHPKVQELREWSAWSEGQVWVSPERHGAMTGIMKAQIDWIPLSVGSVRPTQGKTLAVMQVSGGSQSFNAVSQLRILGRWMRMIAIPNQSSVAKAFQEFDADGRMKPSSYYDRVVDVCEELVKFTLLTRDASNYLTDRYSERKEEAEKLEQRVSLRSL
- a CDS encoding major facilitator superfamily MFS_1 (PFAM: major facilitator superfamily MFS_1~KEGG: transporter), whose amino-acid sequence is MTISTERPPVAAIAALGLTQIIGYGSLYYSFSILAPDMARDLGWSSEWIFGALSVALLIGGLAAPLMGTWIDRFGAGRIMTSGSAIAAAALVACAFAPGKIAFVAALIGIEIASNLVQYGAAFALLVQIRPQVAQRSITYLTLIAGFASTIFWPITTALHAHLSWQNVYLIFAALNLVVCLPIHAWLSRGISQTRGRTGEEAAKRAEPSLPPSVRRLAFILMVTGFALESFVNSALLVHMVPVMSALGLGAMAVVVGTLFGPSQVLSRLINMVFGESLSQVMLAIICAILLPTALVILIATAPSVPGALVFAVVFGLGSGLNSIVYGTLPLALFGSDGYGRRQGQIMSVRLVVSSMAPFALAFLMGYLGVSWSLSIAALLSTVAVAAFFAITRLTRPVVARPEPVPNPGEA
- a CDS encoding transcriptional regulator, TetR family (PFAM: regulatory protein TetR~KEGG: oan:Oant_0432 transcriptional regulator, TetR family) — translated: MPPANPVSKPRTKPPEERRDELMTAAERLFLEKGLEQTTIEEITTGAGVAKGTFYLHFSSKADVLQALRARFVQGVLDGIVAAVEGRRHEDWRGKLAAWSTACATGYLDTAGLHHLAFVAAPPATREGLSRNILIDHLNELLAAGAGENVWLVRDPGFTAVFLFNALYGVVNQPGIGETPAARAELLRALEGHFLRGLGLPSGID
- a CDS encoding conserved hypothetical protein (KEGG: mrd:Mrad2831_1376 hypothetical protein) — translated: MKRGLALINVIDNSKIQENEIDLGLLLSVLTGAKDSPLIFYYDGKAVKPGYHVTEVKAGQFSALDCGANPEAWAEIFIQLWDIEEGDRTHMLAGKFHAIIRKVSDHVQLDGSAKLTFEVSDGVRPMQLYCAAMPVLRAGAVHVALSPRPSSCKPRDRWLAEENSKAAACCGPQAAASGCCA
- a CDS encoding transcriptional regulator, ArsR family (PFAM: regulatory protein ArsR~SMART: regulatory protein ArsR~KEGG: ret:RHE_CH02531 ArsR family transcriptional regulator), with product MDQRQALIAFGALSQETRLHIVRMLVVSGPDGMAAGAIAEKAEVSPSNISFHLKELERSGLIAQQRESRSIIYTANYEALGGLVRFLMEDCCSGHPEICAPAAEVAACCAPKMKEKLQ
- a CDS encoding conserved hypothetical protein (KEGG: ret:RHE_CH02529 hypothetical protein), whose product is MIQSDPVIEWLLDSDPSIRWQVMRDLLDAPEREWMTERAKVETEGWGARLLSCQDEDGQWAGGAFLPAGFDPLEWEERGQPWTATTFSLSQLREFGLDPACGCVRRTVKLIGANARWEEGGQPYWEGEVEECINGRTVADGAYFGVDVSPIVDRLAGERLDDGGWNCERINGSVRSSFASTINVLEGLLEYERSTGGTHRSREARRTGEEFLLARNLFRRLGTGEPADERFLHLLHPNRWRYDILRALDYFRAGAILTGANPDPRLGEAIDHLRSRRLQDGSWPLDNSPAGRVWFEVDDGQGKPSRWVTLRAMRVLRWWDAQPSINA
- a CDS encoding GCN5-related N-acetyltransferase (PFAM: GCN5-related N-acetyltransferase~KEGG: rsq:Rsph17025_1405 GCN5-related N-acetyltransferase) is translated as MGFDLNQQALEGHDDRLRGALAGAGLPVDDLTDAGRSFYRFSRGGETVGFGGLELYGETVLLRSIVVLSDQQGFGFGHAITLSLLDQAQRKGATAAYLLTETAASFFQSLGFRPIARDEAPAEILTTRQAASLCPASAALMVRSLPA